A single window of Culicoides brevitarsis isolate CSIRO-B50_1 chromosome 3, AGI_CSIRO_Cbre_v1, whole genome shotgun sequence DNA harbors:
- the LOC134834126 gene encoding beta-alanine transporter, whose amino-acid sequence MDFDSVLPDVGAFGLYQKLVICFVLLPALIPCAFHAYSQLFIAARPEHWCRIPELATWENDANFSDFVKELSIPMEMRDGKMRFSKCEMFARNYSEIRELLTQNVPMSFVRNSVEGSNVSTISCKNGWNFDESVFKATVISEWNLVCDKDYYTTLALVLFGVGGLIGNYIFGYLQDSWGRRPSFYTYLMIEVVACALSAVAPNFVIWLALRVVVGLTVPAILASPYVLAIELVGPDKRSFCTLISNISYSIGLVLLSGVVYLVRSWRMLSLAVSVPLLVLLTCFPVLPESPRWLVAIGDYRRAAKIMRKIARVNKKTLPVNYEGVLRGKMEKAGTVTTIQKQLYGISDLFATKNMCKKTLIITFIWFANTSVYVGLSYYAPALGGDEIWNFFLAGAVELPTYFILWPSMHYFGRRWVLCVSMMIGGIACLATFLSQDDKATTLLLYCVGKMGISSAFVVLPLAASELYPTVVRGLGMSFSSVIGMIGPIVIPVINHMGSEMMVLPLLIMGALLTLGGFVSLLLPETMGQPLPQTIDDGEMVPIQKFCQCLSSTSSATSSTSTTKRKDKRMPQGALMFNETTI is encoded by the exons ATGGATTTCGATTCGGTTCTGCCCGACGTTGGTGCCTTTGGACTTTACCAAAAACTCGTAATTTGCTTTGTTTTGCTGCCAGCGCTCATTCCGTGCGCCTTTCATGCCTACAGTCAACTTTTTATCGCAGCCCGCCCCGAACATTGGTGTCGCATACCCGAATTGGCGACATGGGAGAATGACGCGAATTTTTCGGATTTCGTAAAGGAGTTGAGTATTCCGATGGAAATGCGCGAcggaaaaatgagattttccaAATGTGAGATGTTTGCGAGGAATTATTCGGAAATTCGGGAGTTATTGACGCAAAATGTGCCAATGTCGTTTGTGAGGAATTCTGTAGAAGGAAGTAATGTTTCGACGATTTCTTGCAAGAACGGATGGAATTTCGATGAAAGTGTCTTCAAAGCGACCGTTATCTCGGAATGGAATCTCGTTTGTGACAAAGATTATTACACGACACTGGCCTTGGTGCTTTTTGGCGTGGGAGGTCTCATCGGGAATTACATCTTTGGCTATTTGCAGGACTCTTGGGGACGTCGCCCCTCCTTCTACACATATCTCATGATCGAAGTCGTCGCATGTGCTTTGAGTGCTGTCGCACCTAATTTCGTAATTTGGCTCGCGTTGCGTGTCGTTGTCGGTTTAACGGTTCCCGCGATTCTCGCAAGTCCCTACGTGTTGGCCATTGAACTCGTTGGGCCCGATAAACGGAGTTTTTGCACCTTAATCTCCAACATTTCTTATTCCATTGGTTTGGTTTTGTTATCGGGCGTCGTTTATCTCGTAAGGAGTTGGCGAATGCTGTCCTTGGCAGTTTCGGTGCCACTTCTCGTGCTGCTTACGTGCTTTCCTGTGTTACCGGAGTCACCGAGATGGTTAGTGGCGATTGGCGATTATCGCAGAGCAGCAAAGATTATGCGAAAGATTGCACGGgtgaacaaaaaaacgttGCCCGTGAACTATGAAGGTGTGTTAAGGGGAAAGATGGAGAAAGCGGGGACTGTGACGACGATACAGAAACAGTTGTATGGCATTTCCGACCTTTTTGCCACGAAAAACATGTGCAAGAAGACACTCATTATAAC TTTCATCTGGTTCGCCAACACAAGTGTCTACGTGGGCCTGAGTTACTACGCCCCCGCCTTAGGTGGCGATGAAAtctggaatttttttcttgccggTGCCGTTGAACTGCCAACGTACTTCATCCTTTGGCCGAGCATGCATTATTTCGGACGCCGCTGGGTACTTTGTGTGTCCATGATGATCGGTGGCATCGCATGTCTGGCAACATTTTTGTCGCAAGATGACAAAGCAACGACGCTGCTGCTTTACTGCGTCGGCAAAATGGGCATTTCGTCGGCGTTTGTTGTGCTGCCACTCGCTGCCTCGGAATTGTATCCGACGGTTGTGCGTGGGCTCGGCATGAGTTTTAGCAGTGTCATCGGCATGATTGGACCCATTGTCATTCCAGTTATCAATCACATG GGAAGTGAAATGATGGTTTTGCCCCTGCTAATTATGGGAGCATTGCTGACACTCGGTGGTTTTGTCAGTTTGTTGTTGCCCGAGACAATGGGTCAACCGTTACCGCAGACAATAGACGATGGCGAAATGGTGCCAATACAAAAGTTTTGTCAATGTCTGTCATCGACGTCGTCTGCAACCTCCTCGACATCGACAACAAAGAGAAAAGACAAACGCATGCCGCAAGGCGCATTAATGTTCAACGAAACAACAATCTAg
- the LOC134835412 gene encoding kelch-like protein 10, with the protein MSLFLLENEEEEEELKSCISRESMRQLYEMRHNNILCDAVIKLQDNTNFNVHRNILGACSPFFRALFTTPLNKSNDNEAAGDSGIVIKGIRAPIMEQIINYAYLRECQIDVTNVHELFTCADYCGILGLMQRCIDFLTKILMPKNCIGIMLFGKALACEKLYQNARMYVLRNFVEISSESDEIIQLQFEEFINVIADELLNVKDEETVWDCCLRWLDHNPQERQRHVTQLLRAVRLGLLNTNYFNERVKDNPYVVANEEAKPIIIETLTFLYDLDVMNTDASDEVRTPAIAMPRLPHEVIFAIGGWSEGAPQSFIETYDTRADRWVRVYEEDPAGPRAYHGTAVIGFKIYCIGGFDGIEYFNTCRCFDGVTKEWHEIAPMHCKRCYVSVATCDNFIYAMGGYDGSNRQNTVERYDVRTNQWTMMPPMHAQRSDASACCLDGKIYITGGFNGQECLNTSEVLDPATNLWTVLPPMLQRRSGVSCVAHRGKIYVIGGFNGLSRMKSGERFDPETGTWTQIREMYHARSNFGLEIIDDMIFAIGGFNGVVTISHAECYVPETNEWLEATDMSIIRSALTANVVYGLPNVRDYIHKNRDKLMEERRQRIFANSYTNSDFFDLDDVVEENEEE; encoded by the exons atgTCACTTTTTCTCCTGgagaacgaagaagaagaggagGAACTCAAATCCTGCATAAGTCGCGAATCCATGCGACAACTTTACGAGATGCGTCATAACAATATTTTGTGCGATGCGGTCATTAAATTACAGGACAACACAAATTTCAATGTTCATCGTAATATTTTAGGAGCCTGTAGTCCCTTTTTCcg GGCTCTTTTTACCACGCCATTAAACAAAAGTAACGATAACGAGGCGGCCGGTGACAGCGGCATCGTCATAAAAGGCATCAGAGCGCCAATTATGGAGCAAATTATTAACTACGCCTATTTGCGGGAATGCCAAATTGATGTCACAAACGTACACGAGCTCTTTACGTGTGCCGACTACTGCGGGATTTTGGGCTTAATGCAACGCTGTATCGATTTCCTCACGAAAATTTTGATGCCGAAGAACTGTATTGGCATCATGCTTTTCGGAAA AGCTTTGGCTTGCGAAAAATTGTATCAGAATGCACGAATGTACGTTTTGCGGAATTTTGTGGAAATTAGTAGTGAAAGCGATGAAATTATCCAGTTGCAATTCGAGGAATTCATTAATGTCATTGCCGATGAACTGCTGAATGTCAAGGATGAGGAAACTGTGTGGGATTGTTGTTTGCGATGGTTGGATCATAACCCACAGGAACGTCAGAGGCATGTCACGCAGTTGCTGAGGGCTGTCCGATTGGGATTGCTTAACACTAAT taTTTCAATGAGCGTGTCAAAGACAATCCTTACGTCGTTGCCAATGAGGAAGCCAAACCCATCATCATCGAAACcctcacatttttatacgatCTCGATGTCATGAACACCGACGCCTCCGACGAGGTACGAACGCCCGCAATTGCCATGCCACGTCTTCCGCACGAAGTTATTTTCGCGATTGGCGGTTGGAGCGAAGGCGCTCCCCAGTCGTTCATCGAAACGTACGACACGCGCGCCGATCGTTGGGTTCGCGTCTACGAGGAAGATCCCGCAGGTCCTCGAGCGTATCACGGCACCGCCGTAATTGGCTTCAAAATTTACTGCATCGGCGGCTTCGATGGCATCGAATATTTCAACACGTGTCGATGCTTCGATGGCGTCACGAAAGAATGGCACGAAATTGCTCCGATGCACTGCAAACGGTGCTACGTTAGTGTGGCGACTtgcgataattttatttacgccATGGGCGGGTATGACGGCAGTAATCGACAAAATACGGTAGAGCGATACGATGTGCGGACTAATCAATGGACAATGATGCCACCGATGCATGCCCAACGTTCGGATGCCAGTGCGTGTTGTTTGGATGGCAAAATTTACATAACGGGCGGCTTCAATGGACAAGAGTGTCTTAACACGTCAGAAGTGCTCGATCCAGCGACGAATTTATGGACTGTTCTGCCGCCGATGTTGCAACGTCGTTCCGGGGTTTCGTGCGTTGCGCATCGCGGCAAAATTTACGTCATCGGAGGGTTTAATGGACTCAGTCGCATGAAATCTGGCGAAAGATTCGACCCCGAAACCGGCACGTGGACCCAAATCCGCGAAATGTATCATGCACGCAGCAACTTTGGCCTGGAAATAATTGATGACATGATATTTGCCATCGGAGGATTTAATGGAGTCGTTACGATCTCGCATGCGGAATGTTACGTACCCGAAACTAATGAATG GTTGGAGGCAACTGACATGAGTATCATTCGATCGGCACTCACGGCGAACGTTGTTTATGGCTTGCCGAATGTGCGTGATTACATCCACAAGAATCGCGATAAACTCATGGAGGAACGGAGACAGAGGATTTTTGCAAATAGCTATACGAACAGCGATTTTTTCGATTTGGACGACGTCGTCGAAGAAAATGAGGAAGAATga